Proteins from a genomic interval of Halomonas alkaliantarctica:
- the rplL gene encoding 50S ribosomal protein L7/L12, with the protein MALSKDDIINAVADMTVMEVVELIEAMEEKFGVSAAAAVMAGPAAGGEVAEEQTEFDVVLTAAGDKKVNVIKAVREITGLGLKEAKGAVDGAPATIKEGLSKDDAEAAKAKLEEAGATVELK; encoded by the coding sequence ATGGCACTGTCTAAAGACGATATCATCAATGCTGTAGCCGACATGACCGTAATGGAAGTTGTCGAGCTGATCGAAGCAATGGAAGAGAAGTTCGGCGTTTCTGCAGCGGCTGCCGTAATGGCTGGCCCGGCTGCTGGCGGCGAAGTGGCTGAAGAACAGACTGAATTTGACGTCGTTCTGACCGCTGCTGGCGACAAGAAAGTTAACGTGATCAAAGCGGTTCGTGAGATCACTGGCCTTGGCTTGAAAGAAGCTAAAGGTGCTGTTGACGGCGCTCCGGCGACCATCAAAGAAGGTCTGTCTAAAGACGACGCTGAAGCAGCTAAAGCTAAGCTGGAAGAAGCGGGCGCAACCGTCGAGCTCAAGTAA